In one Procambarus clarkii isolate CNS0578487 chromosome 87, FALCON_Pclarkii_2.0, whole genome shotgun sequence genomic region, the following are encoded:
- the LOC138358888 gene encoding fap1 adhesin-like has protein sequence MSETMSKTMSETMSKTMSKTMSKTMSETMSKTMSETMSKTMSKTMSKTVSKTMSETMSETMSKTMSKTMSKTVSKTMSETMSETMSNPMSKTMSETMSKTMSKTMSKTVSKTMSKTVSKTVSETMSETMSKTMSKTVSKTMSNTMSETMSKTMSETMSKTMSKTMSKTVSKTMSKTVSKTVSETMSETMSKTMSKTMSKTVSKTMSNTMSKTMSETMSKTMSKTMSKTVSKTVSKTVSETVSETMSETMSKTVRP, from the coding sequence ATGAGTGAGACCATGAGTAAGACCATGAGTGAGACCATGAGTAAGACCATGAGTAAGACCATGAGTAAGACCATGAGTGAGACCATGAGTAAGACCATGAGTGAGACCATGAGTAAGACCATGAGTAAGACCATGAGTAAGACCGTGAGTAAGACCATGAGTGAGACCATGAGTGAGACCATGAGCAAGACCATGAGCAAGACCATGAGTAAGACCGTGAGTAAGACCATGAGTGAGACCATGAGTGAGACCATGAGTAACCCCATGAGTAAGACCATGAGTGAGACCATGAGTAAGACCATGAGTAAGACCATGAGTAAGACCGTGAGTAAGACCATGAGTAAGACCGTGAGTAAGACCGTGAGTGAGACCATGAGTGAGACCATGAGTAAGACCATGAGTAAGACCGTGAGTAAAACCATGAGTAACACCATGAGTGAGACCATGAGTAAGACCATGAGTGAGACCATGAGTAAGACCATGAGTAAGACCATGAGTAAGACCGTGAGTAAGACCATGAGTAAGACCGTGAGTAAGACCGTGAGTGAGACCATGAGTGAGACCATGAGTAAGACCATGAGTAAGACCATGAGTAAGACCGTGAGTAAGACCATGAGTAACACCATGAGTAAGACCATGAGTGAGACCATGAGTAAGACCATGAGTAAGACCATGAGTAAGACCGTGAGTAAGACCGTGAGTAAGACCGTGAGTGAGACCGTGAGTGAGACCATGAGTGAGACCATGAGTAAGACCGTAAGACCATGA